AGCGAGACTATGATTGTCAGGTTTCTTTCCATATTCAGCCTTGACAGGAGGTTGAATATGTCTGCCTGATGTCCTATGTCAAGTGATGTTGTTGGTTCATCCATTATCAGTATAGCCGGCTCCTGGGCAAGCCCCCTTGCAATAATAGTCCGTTGTTTTTCGCCGCCGGATATGTCTGTTATTGCCCGGTCTTTTAATTCATCTATTCCTACCCATGTCATGGCGTCCAGGACTACTTTTTTATCATGGGCATCCAAAAAAAACCTCCCTTTTGAATGGGGGTATCGTCCCATTGATACTGTTTCCGCAACTGTATAAGGGAATAGAAATGATGATTCCTGAGGTATATAGGAGACAATTCCAGAGAGCGCATCCCTTTTGATGGCGTTCAAGTCAGTATCTCTCAGGTAAATTTGCCCTGACTGTGGTGT
The sequence above is a segment of the Nitrospirota bacterium genome. Coding sequences within it:
- a CDS encoding ABC transporter ATP-binding protein, whose protein sequence is MRSAYRAEGLYFKYSDQWTIEGISFNIHEGEFFGIIGPNGAGKSSLLKLISKILTPQSGQIYLRDTDLNAIKRDALSGIVSYIPQESSFLFPYTVAETVSMGRYPHSKGRFFLDAHDKKVVLDAMTWVGIDELKDRAITDISGGEKQRTIIARGLAQEPAILIMDEPTTSLDIGHQADIFNLLSRLNMERNLTIIVSLHDLNLGSHYCDRLMLMNRGMVTAIGIPHEVITEDNILDVYGCSVIVDKNPVSGSPRVSLTPPVRSQCQHAGIDKWSNGQ